The Flavobacteriaceae bacterium 3519-10 genome includes a window with the following:
- a CDS encoding conserved hypothetical cytosolic protein, translated as MTKKLTILIMGLFSLFGCGQKNSLTNTEKELLNKLTFNTELLTELKSLTKTELIQLPAIDQETGDVLNDKFFNGIFTETTEEKAIEYVKKLKTKFREKGYLIFVFEGEDDKKNIAVIKGTDDLDILRYRRTDGINHDLENEDIVKKISEWKSKYGLIVIGCSRDWLQVEFDKLPNDIDAFANEVYEFCPDSVDQGVGSIDKLKEAIKEMNGIWLWWD; from the coding sequence ATGACTAAAAAATTAACAATATTAATTATGGGACTATTTTCACTTTTCGGGTGTGGACAAAAAAACAGTTTAACAAATACTGAAAAAGAACTTCTAAACAAGTTGACTTTCAATACCGAATTATTGACAGAATTAAAAAGTCTGACTAAAACCGAATTAATACAACTTCCTGCTATTGACCAAGAAACAGGCGATGTACTTAATGACAAATTTTTTAATGGAATTTTTACCGAAACAACAGAAGAAAAAGCAATTGAGTATGTGAAAAAATTAAAAACTAAATTTAGAGAAAAAGGCTATCTTATTTTTGTATTTGAAGGCGAAGATGACAAAAAAAATATAGCAGTTATTAAAGGAACTGACGATTTAGACATTTTGCGTTATAGACGAACTGATGGAATAAATCACGATTTAGAAAACGAAGATATTGTTAAGAAAATTTCGGAATGGAAATCAAAATATGGACTAATTGTAATTGGGTGTAGTAGAGACTGGCTTCAAGTTGAGTTTGACAAACTTCCAAATGACATAGACGCTTTTGCAAATGAAGTTTATGAATTTTGCCCAGATTCCGTTGACCAAGGAGTTGGGTCAATTGACAAGTTAAAAGAAGCCATTAAAGAGATGAACGGAATTTGGTTATGGTGGGACTAA